A DNA window from Pseudomonadota bacterium contains the following coding sequences:
- the rpoH gene encoding RNA polymerase sigma factor RpoH has protein sequence MAVNFEDSRSVLQDYLKSIQDFGTLEFEEEQALARKWRDEGSRASAERLINAHLRLVVKVAIGFKGYGLPITEVIQEGNIGLMQAVARFDPDKGFRLSTYAMWWIRAAIQEYVLQNWSLVKIGTTAAQKKLFFNVRKLRNRLQEATAENLSEDMVSFIANELGVKENEVVAMDQRMMANDQSLNGTVNDDSGSEWVDWLEEKRPNAEEVFGDREESMRRRKMLLGAMEVLDEREKEIFISRRLTESEVTPTLEDLSGKFGISRERVRQLEQRAFQKVQKHMHEQLAVA, from the coding sequence ATGGCCGTAAATTTTGAAGACAGCAGAAGTGTACTCCAAGATTACCTAAAATCTATTCAAGATTTTGGTACTCTCGAATTTGAAGAAGAGCAAGCACTTGCCAGAAAATGGCGTGATGAAGGCAGCCGAGCATCGGCAGAACGCCTTATCAACGCACACCTTCGTCTGGTTGTAAAAGTTGCAATTGGCTTTAAAGGGTATGGACTTCCAATTACAGAAGTTATTCAAGAAGGAAACATTGGACTTATGCAAGCAGTCGCTCGCTTTGATCCAGATAAAGGTTTCAGACTTTCTACATACGCAATGTGGTGGATTCGCGCAGCGATTCAGGAGTACGTACTCCAAAACTGGTCGCTTGTAAAAATTGGTACCACAGCAGCACAAAAGAAACTGTTCTTTAACGTACGTAAGCTTCGTAACCGACTGCAAGAAGCGACAGCAGAAAACCTATCAGAAGATATGGTGAGCTTCATTGCAAACGAACTTGGCGTAAAAGAGAATGAAGTTGTGGCAATGGACCAACGCATGATGGCCAATGACCAAAGCCTGAACGGTACTGTAAACGATGATAGCGGTAGCGAATGGGTCGACTGGCTTGAAGAAAAGCGTCCAAATGCAGAGGAAGTTTTTGGTGACCGTGAAGAATCTATGAGACGCCGTAAGATGCTCCTTGGTGCGATGGAAGTGCTAGATGAGCGTGAGAAAGAGATCTTTATCTCTCGTCGCCTCACAGAGTCTGAAGTGACACCAACACTCGAAGACCTGAGCGGAAAGTTCGGTATCTCGCGTGAGCGTGTCCGCCAGCTTGAGCAACGTGCATTCCAAAAGGTTCAAAAGCACATGCATGAGCAGCTAGCCGTGGCATAG